A genomic stretch from Clavelina lepadiformis chromosome 5, kaClaLepa1.1, whole genome shotgun sequence includes:
- the LOC143459916 gene encoding protein FAM151A-like isoform X2, which translates to MDDFSSDDTGPKTKTRRSAVLIKRTLAVLALLACLGFITAILYAIIDFYTSSSNVTTKPTKTEPWTPTVIATEFSTMVMYPDKNLTASDIFQYYPSANKDGLNIGFYHAANTKDDLQAALTGSAKVVEGDVSLKISRSSAIPVMGVLPGTDINYSLNEWLDAVIETNKAIKLDIKIDEAVSDVLESIKSRALHQPVWISADVVGGPGAENSHLDAESLISYVNEIYPYVSLSLGWTTDSSFSFTVWSNHNVSVDVEDLVYFRDNLAFSRVFYEVTEMEMDNFRKAIETGTFPKMFYSGGNVLDYFRIPNAIDVTWAHRVNGLNDLTTSLTDDSILMLEADVRLYGEGTEKLNESLPVMSHDPPAINYELTLREWLEKVIEGGKIKGIKLDFKSIGAANASLYVLQDFKDSLPFPVWLNADVLRGPNSVTTPVNATAFLEIVQTMFPDVTISPGWTTTYRRVGENEPYSQEMVEEMHALCSTTRQAFTFPVRASLAKPSIKEFQWLLSQSNRYTLTIWHSTSEETTTEDLLEFYNSFPSHKVYFDIPDDMMKNLKTAINNQEKIAGLFH; encoded by the exons ATGGATGATTTTTCAAGTGATGATACAGGACCAAAAACAAAGACACGACGTAGTGCTGTCCTTATTAAGCGGACACTAGCTGTACTTGCATTACTTGCCTGTTTGGGATTCATCACTGCAATTCTTTACGCGATAATAGACTTTTACACTTCTTCAAGCAATGTTACAACCAAACCTACCAAAACTGAACCTTGGACACCTACag TGATAGCAACAGAGTTCAGCACGATGGTTATGTATCCTGACAAAAATCTCACTGCCAGCGACATATTTCAATACTATCCAAGCGCCAATAAAGACGGTTTGAATATAGGCTTCTATCACGCTGCAAACACGAAAGACGATCTCCAGGCAGCATTGACAG GAAGTGCTAAGGTGGTGGAGGGAGACGTTTCATTAAAGATATCTCGTTCATCAGCAATCCCAGTCATGGGCGTTTTGCCAGGTACTGATATCAATTACAGTCTTAACGAATGGCTTGATGCAGTGatagaaacaaacaaagccATCAAATTGGATATCAAGATAGACGAGGCTGTTTCTGATGTACTGGAGTCTATCAA ATCTCGTGCCCTTCACCAACCTGTTTGGATAAGTGCTGATGTTGTGGGTGGACCAGGAGCGGAAAATAGCCATTTGGATGCCGAGTCTTTGATTAGTTATGTGAATGAAATCTATCCCTACGTTTCATTATCTCTTGGCTGGACTACTGATTCAAg TTTCTCATTTACCGTTTGGAGCAATCATAACGTGTCTGTGGATGTAGAAGATCTGGTTTACTTTCGAGACAATCTTGCTTTTTCTCGCGTTTTTTACGAGGTTACTGAAATGGAGATGGATAATTTTCGTAAAGCTATTG AAACTGGCACGTTTCCGAAGATGTTTTATTCTGGTGGAAACGTTTTAGACTATTTCCGAATACCCAACGCCATAGATGTTACGTGGGCTCATCGTGTTAATGGATTAAACGACCTCACTACGTCATTAACCG ATGATAGCATCTTGATGCTTGAAGCTGACGTACGACTCTACGGAGAAGGAACGGAGAAGTTGAATGAAAGTCTTCCAGTAATGTCACATGATCCACCGGCTATTAATTATGAACTGACGCTAAGGGAATGGTTGGAAAAG GTTATAGAAGGCGGGAAAATCAAGGgaataaaacttgattttaaaaGCATCGGAGCAGCCAATGCCTCCCTATATGTTTTGCAAGATTTTAAGGACTCATTGCCTTTTCCTGTTTGGTTAAACGCTGATGTTTTACGTGGTCCGAACTCAGTAACGACTCCAGTGAATGCAACGGCTTTCCTTGAGATTGTGCAGACAATGTTTCCTGATGTCACAATATCACCAGGCTGGACCACAA CTTATCGACGTGTTGGTGAAAATGAGCCCTACTCACAAGAAATGGTAGAAGAAATGCATGCACTTTGTTCGACCACTCGTCAAGCATTTACTTTTCCAGTGAGGGCGTCCTTAGCAAAACCATCCATCAAGGAATTCCAGTGGCTACTATCACAATCAAACAG ATACACCTTAACGATTTGGCATAGCACATCCGAAGAAACAACAACAGAAGATCTACTCGAATTTTACAACAGTTTTCCTTCCCATAAAGTGTATTTTGATATTCCAGACGATATgatgaaaaacttaaaaactgcCATCAATAACCAAGAAAAAATAGCAGGCTTGTTCCATTAA
- the LOC143459916 gene encoding protein FAM151A-like isoform X1, with translation MDDFSSDDTGPKTKTRRSAVLIKRTLAVLALLACLGFITAILYAIIDFYTSSSNVTTKPTKTEPWTPTVIATEFSTMVMYPDKNLTASDIFQYYPSANKDGLNIGFYHAANTKDDLQAALTGSAKVVEGDVSLKISRSSAIPVMGVLPGTDINYSLNEWLDAVIETNKAIKLDIKIDEAVSDVLESIKSRALHQPVWISADVVGGPGAENSHLDAESLISYVNEIYPYVSLSLGWTTDSSSSKFTWEMMNEMLAIAEKKVSQKITFTCLASVVRASWPKFLWLLEQSDSFSFTVWSNHNVSVDVEDLVYFRDNLAFSRVFYEVTEMEMDNFRKAIETGTFPKMFYSGGNVLDYFRIPNAIDVTWAHRVNGLNDLTTSLTDDSILMLEADVRLYGEGTEKLNESLPVMSHDPPAINYELTLREWLEKVIEGGKIKGIKLDFKSIGAANASLYVLQDFKDSLPFPVWLNADVLRGPNSVTTPVNATAFLEIVQTMFPDVTISPGWTTTYRRVGENEPYSQEMVEEMHALCSTTRQAFTFPVRASLAKPSIKEFQWLLSQSNRYTLTIWHSTSEETTTEDLLEFYNSFPSHKVYFDIPDDMMKNLKTAINNQEKIAGLFH, from the exons ATGGATGATTTTTCAAGTGATGATACAGGACCAAAAACAAAGACACGACGTAGTGCTGTCCTTATTAAGCGGACACTAGCTGTACTTGCATTACTTGCCTGTTTGGGATTCATCACTGCAATTCTTTACGCGATAATAGACTTTTACACTTCTTCAAGCAATGTTACAACCAAACCTACCAAAACTGAACCTTGGACACCTACag TGATAGCAACAGAGTTCAGCACGATGGTTATGTATCCTGACAAAAATCTCACTGCCAGCGACATATTTCAATACTATCCAAGCGCCAATAAAGACGGTTTGAATATAGGCTTCTATCACGCTGCAAACACGAAAGACGATCTCCAGGCAGCATTGACAG GAAGTGCTAAGGTGGTGGAGGGAGACGTTTCATTAAAGATATCTCGTTCATCAGCAATCCCAGTCATGGGCGTTTTGCCAGGTACTGATATCAATTACAGTCTTAACGAATGGCTTGATGCAGTGatagaaacaaacaaagccATCAAATTGGATATCAAGATAGACGAGGCTGTTTCTGATGTACTGGAGTCTATCAA ATCTCGTGCCCTTCACCAACCTGTTTGGATAAGTGCTGATGTTGTGGGTGGACCAGGAGCGGAAAATAGCCATTTGGATGCCGAGTCTTTGATTAGTTATGTGAATGAAATCTATCCCTACGTTTCATTATCTCTTGGCTGGACTACTGATTCAAg TTCAAGCAAATTCACTTGGGAAATGATGAATGAAATGCTGGCAATCGCAGAAAAAAAAGTATCTCAGAAAATTACTTTTACCTGTCTTGCTTCAGTTGTAAGGGCTTCTTGGCCTAAATTTTTGTGGCTACTAGAGCAATCAGACAg TTTCTCATTTACCGTTTGGAGCAATCATAACGTGTCTGTGGATGTAGAAGATCTGGTTTACTTTCGAGACAATCTTGCTTTTTCTCGCGTTTTTTACGAGGTTACTGAAATGGAGATGGATAATTTTCGTAAAGCTATTG AAACTGGCACGTTTCCGAAGATGTTTTATTCTGGTGGAAACGTTTTAGACTATTTCCGAATACCCAACGCCATAGATGTTACGTGGGCTCATCGTGTTAATGGATTAAACGACCTCACTACGTCATTAACCG ATGATAGCATCTTGATGCTTGAAGCTGACGTACGACTCTACGGAGAAGGAACGGAGAAGTTGAATGAAAGTCTTCCAGTAATGTCACATGATCCACCGGCTATTAATTATGAACTGACGCTAAGGGAATGGTTGGAAAAG GTTATAGAAGGCGGGAAAATCAAGGgaataaaacttgattttaaaaGCATCGGAGCAGCCAATGCCTCCCTATATGTTTTGCAAGATTTTAAGGACTCATTGCCTTTTCCTGTTTGGTTAAACGCTGATGTTTTACGTGGTCCGAACTCAGTAACGACTCCAGTGAATGCAACGGCTTTCCTTGAGATTGTGCAGACAATGTTTCCTGATGTCACAATATCACCAGGCTGGACCACAA CTTATCGACGTGTTGGTGAAAATGAGCCCTACTCACAAGAAATGGTAGAAGAAATGCATGCACTTTGTTCGACCACTCGTCAAGCATTTACTTTTCCAGTGAGGGCGTCCTTAGCAAAACCATCCATCAAGGAATTCCAGTGGCTACTATCACAATCAAACAG ATACACCTTAACGATTTGGCATAGCACATCCGAAGAAACAACAACAGAAGATCTACTCGAATTTTACAACAGTTTTCCTTCCCATAAAGTGTATTTTGATATTCCAGACGATATgatgaaaaacttaaaaactgcCATCAATAACCAAGAAAAAATAGCAGGCTTGTTCCATTAA